The following coding sequences are from one Neurospora crassa OR74A linkage group I, whole genome shotgun sequence window:
- a CDS encoding autoinducer 2 sensor kinase/phosphatase luxQ: MGPGLRSSPDDNDNPVLQDEPRSARQETQLPQDPDMPSALPEGNSVSHPEPPSESLIDDRTTLSQGNSERLWRGPPSMTPQVRRSQSSSPLRLTMPFITPGQLAFSAMQFLPVPILVLDSLKTVVLANESMGRLLGMPSDATGEGDDLSSTMDQLRGQTLSQVGIDLIQDGMPVWIAWEHFLDQIALEMGVGNSGGKEILKSVLQTDPDGDATPRQAELPPSASTSSPRSRSTSAQSGDGVCDGDAGNTTCRPSPNAVVDVVIVKRDIARSTYHTRARSESSTFHAQAKMIISVWQLSPQQTFFTLTFTNTDSKYVPPVGAKKLAGRRDVLDAAEKKYPYSINDPPSLTSSRDSRSRSPSFPLSPSAVAMSSSPFPPLGPPSHSSITSAPSMLQKITVMKDALLDKTQTPIIAMWKDGSVILPNKPARRLSYPDPVQGAPHEGFNLLSQWRMWTDDFSRQLETDEYPISLMIKSETPFESFRVGMLGPDDERLIFDVEGAVIRDEITGELLAGVITCRDITRIEHEISQIKAADEERFRLICETMPQLVWTAGPDGAHDFYNSRWYSYTGLSVEASLGGGWRTAFHPDDLAEADKRWQNSTRTGEPYVIEYRCRSKDGEWRWFLGRALPLKNKQTGEIEKWFGTCTDVHETMEAKLEAKRTRQQLRSVIAHSRMTMFAVDPNRKVTLLEGSLIWDALSPECGSSSWFIGKDVYEVFNNINQQLPDGQTPAFLQPLESILGGKSPVELQDHKFAGRWYRTGFQPILRRDPLTGNSTEDFIEGVMGFIMDVTELKDRERDIEAQALEKRQLLANEAAAKEASRLKSQFLANMSHEIRTPITGVIGMAELLLDVELDAEQRELTENIFRSANALLTVINDILDFSKIESGRLDIEEVQFSLAVVIQEVGKMLSFTAERKSLAFNYEICSDIGIDLVVMGDPGRVRQIITNLATNSIKFTHEGHVKLHVSVEQETDDTIEVKFVIQDTGIGIEEEVLKRLFQPFSQGDPSTARKFGGTGLGLTISKNLLELMKGRMALASKKDEGTTATFWIPFKKPQKAQSITGPLSDRLQSETSVSCNCPAPADQESGALSGEQRSAWRQSSTSLSPTTSQEELSMPDRSKIFILVVEDNEINQQIAIRTIRKLGFQVAAAWNGKEALEYLSKASTGKTRKPDIILMDVQMPLIDGYLCTHLLRHHAPYRSYVRDVPIVAMTASAIQGDKEKCKRAGMDDYLSKPVKRTTLERMLLRWCTTKREELSPITSQCTESGEHCQSAGIPAVGLNEEPSELDLNAYDNVDDHEGSNLATPMGPGRVAEGMSPGGGAEIEQSPTAGYFSSGSGSGHGVPDATKPTGDPGEQTGLGQAEQLLDASSQHYPSQPSVADMTTSPASIERREGEALTEENLGKLQEEQNEELQSI, from the exons ATGGGCCCCGGTCTTCGATCCTCCCCAGACGACAATGACAACCCTGTCTTGCAGGACGAGCCCCGGTCCGCCCGCCAAGAGACGCAACTCCCACAGGACCCCGACATGCCATCAGCACTACCGGAGGGGAACTCCGTGTCTCATCCCGAACCTCCGTCGGAAAGTTTAATAGATGACAGGACAACCTTGTCCCAGGGGAACTCGGAGCGCCTCTGGCGAGGCCCGCCTTCCATGACTCCTCAAGTACGCCGAAGCCAGTCGTCGAGCCCTTTGCGCCTCACGATGCCCTTCATAACTCCGGGCCAGCTTGCCTTTTCGGCCATGCAATTTTTACCCGTTCCAATCCTGGTCTTGGATAGCCTCAAAACAGTGGTACTCGCTAATGAGTCCATGGGAAGGCTACTGGGAATGCCGTCAGATGCGACGGGAGAGGGGGATGATCTGTCTTCGACAATGGACCAACTCCGTGGCCAGACTCTGTCGCAAGTTGGTATCGATCTTATCCAGGATGGCATGCCGGTTTGGATTGCATGGGAGCACTTTTTGGACCAGATTGCCCTCGAGATGGGAGTTGGAAACAGCGGGGGAAAAGAAATCTTGAAGTCTGTTCTGCAAACTGATCCCGACGGAGACGCTACGCCACGCCAAGCAGAGCTCCCTCCAtcggcttccacttcttcaccGCGGTCTAGATCGACATCGGCTCAATCAGGAGATGGCGTGTGTGACGGGGATGCAGGCAACACAACCTGCCGCCCATCACCAAACGCTGTTGTGGATGTGGTCATAGTCAAGAGAGATATCGCCCGGTCAACATATCATACCCGCGCCCGGTCAGAAAGTTCTACATTCCACGCACAGGCCAAGATGATCATTTCGGTCTGGCAGTTGAGCCCGCAGCAAACCTTTTTTACCCTCACTTTCACCAACACCGATTCCAAGTATGTTCCCCCGGTTGGTGCCAAGAAGCTGGCTGGAAGGCGTGACGTTTTGGATGCTGCTGAAAAAAAGTACCCTTATAGCATAAACGACCCTCCCTCTTTGACATCAAGTCGTGATTCGCGTTCTCGCTCTCCGTCCTTTCCCCTAAGTCCTTCTGCGGTCGCCATGTCTTCCAGTCCTTTCCCTCCGCTTGGACCTCCGTCTCACTCTTCCATCACCAGTGCTCCTTCCATGCTCCAAAAGATCACTGTCATGAAAGATGCCCTTCTGGATAAGACACAAACGCCAATCATCGCCATGTGGAAGGACGGGAGTGTGATCCTTCCCAATAAACCTGCCCGGCGCCTCTCTTATCCAGACCCTGTGCAAGGCGCTCCCCACGAAGGTTTCAACCTCTTGTCACAGTGGAGAATGTGGACAGATGATTTCAGCAGACAGCTGGAGACCGACGAATACCCAATATCTCTTATGATCAAAAGTGAAACGCCCTTTGAAAGCTTCAGAGTCGGCATGCTGGGTCCAGACGACGAGCGGCTAATATTCGACGTTGAGGGAGCAGTGATTCGAGATGAGATCACAGGCGAACTTCTGGCGGGTGTGATAACATGCAGGGACATCACGCGAATCGAGCATGAAATCAGTCAGATCAAAGCAGCAGACGAGGAAAGGTTCAGATTGATATGCGAGACCATGCCTCAGCTCGTGTGGACTGCGGGACCAGACGGCGCACATGACTTTTACAATAGCAGGTGGTACAGCTACACAGGTCTGAGCGTAGAAGCTTCGCTAGGCGGAGGCTGGAGAACGGCGTTCCATCCCGATGACTTGGCCGAGGCTGACAAGCGATGGCAAAATTCAACTCGAACCGGCGAGCCATATGTGATAGAGTACCGGTGCCGCAGCAAAGATGGCGAGTGGAGATGGTTCCTTGGCCGTGCGCTGCCTCTGaagaacaaacaaacaggGGAAATTGAAAAGTGGTTTG GAACCTGCACTGATGTGCACGAAACTATGGAAGCAAAGCTCGAAGCCAAGCGGACAAGACAACAGCTACGTAGCGTCATTGCTCACTCACGCATGACCATGTTCGCTGTTGACCCCAATCGAAAGGTTACCTTGCTGGAGGGATCGTTAATATGGGATGCTCTCTCGCCGGAGTGTGGCAGCTCCTCTTGGTTTATCGGGAAGGATGTTTACGAAGttttcaacaacatcaaccaaCAATTACCGGATGGTCAGACGCCTGCTTTTCTGCAGCCTCTTGAGTCCATACTTGGCGGAAAGTCACCGGTGGAACTGCAGGACCACAAGTTTG CAGGTAGATGGTACCGCACCGGTTTTCAGCCCATTCTCAGGAGAGATCCTCTTACCGGAAACTCTACAGAGGATTTCATCGAAGGCGTCATGGGCTTTATAATGGACGTAACCGAATTAAAGGATCGCGAAAGGGACATTGAGGCTCAAGCACTGGAGAAGAGACAACTTCTAGCCAATGAAGCAGCCGCAAAGGAAGCAAGCCGGCTCAAGAGCCAGTTTTTGGCCAAT ATGTCTCATGAGATTCGGACACCCATTACCGGTGTGATCGGAATGGCGGAATTATTGCTTGATGTTGAGCTTGATGCTGAGCAACGAGAGCTAACGGAGAATATTTTCCGTTCCGCGAACGCACTTCTGACTGTAATCAACGACATTCTTGACTTCTCAAAGATTGAGTCTGGGCGACTGGATATCGAAGAAGTACAATTTTCATTAGCTGTTGTTATTCAGGAGGTCGGCAAGATGCTTAGCTTCACCGCTGAGCGGAAAAGCTTAGCCTTTAACTACGAGATTTGTTCAGATATTGGGATTGATCTCGTGGTTATGGGAGACCCTGGACGTGTGCGGCAAATCATCACGAACCTGGCCACGAACAGCATCAAGTTCACACATGAGGGTCACGTTAAGCTACATGTCTCTGTCGAACAGGAAACGGACGATACTATTGAGGTCAAGTTCGTGATTCAGGATACGGGCATTGGtatcgaagaagaagtgctCAAACGGCTCTTCCAGCCTTTCAGTCAGGGAGATCCCTCGACAGCGCGGAAATTTGGGGGTACCGGTCTAGGGTTGACCATTTCCAAGAACTTGCTGGAACTGATGAAAGGGCGCATGGCGCTCGCATCCAAAAAGGACGAAGGAACTACAGCCACGTTCTGGATCCCATTCAAGAAGCCACAAAAAGCACAGTCGATTACCGGCCCGCTATCTGACAGATTACAGAGCGAGACAAGCGTGTCTTGTAACTGCCCGGCTCCGGCTGACCAGGAGTCAGGTGCGCTGAGCGGCGAGCAGAGGTCGGCATGGAGACAATCCTCGACAAGCCTCTCCCCCACCACCTCGCAAGAGGAGCTCTCCATGCCGGACCGCAGCAAGATCTTTATCCTGGTAGTCGAAGATAACGAGATCAACCAACAAATCGCCATCAGGACGATCAGAAAACTAGGCTTCCAAGTCGCGGCCGCCTGGAACGGCAAGGAAGCTCTCGAATACCTGTCTAAAGCCAGCACTGGCAAGACACGGAAACCGGACATCATTCTGATGGACGTACAAATGCCTCTGATTGATGGGTACCTGTGCACCCACCTCCTCCGGCACCACGCCCCGTACAGAAGCTACGTGAGAGATGTGCCGATCGTGGCCATGACCGCCTCGGCAATCCAAGGCGACAAGGAAAAATGCAAGAGGGCGGGCATGGATGATTACCTGTCCAAACCTGTCAAAAGAACAACGCTCGAAAGGATGTTGCTGAGGTGGTGCACTACCAAAAGGGAAGAACTCTCGCCGATTACGTCGCAATGCACAGAGTCTGGTGAGCATTGTCAGAGTGCTGGTATTCCTGCTGTTGGGCTGAATGAAGAGCCGTCTGAATTGGACTTGAATGCGTATGACAACGTTGATGATCATGAAGGGTCGAATCTTGCTACGCCTATGGGTCCTGGCCGAGTTGCAGAGGGGATGTCTCCAGGGGGTGGCGCTGAGATTGAGCAGTCTCCGACGGCGGGATACTTTTCGTCAGGGTCAGGTTCTGGACACGGCGTGCCAGACGCGACAAAACCAACAGGAGACCCTGGTGAGCAGACAGGGCTTGGTCAAGCTGAACAGCTTCTTGATGCCAGTTCGCAGCATTACCCATCACAACCGAGCGTGGCAGATATGACGACAAGTCCGGCCTCGATAGAGCGGAGGGAAGGAGAGGCGTTGACGGAGGAAAATCTGGGCAAGCTGCAGGAAGAACAAAACGAAGAATTGCAAAGCATCTAA
- a CDS encoding autoinducer 2 sensor kinase/phosphatase luxQ, variant: MGPGLRSSPDDNDNPVLQDEPRSARQETQLPQDPDMPSALPEGNSVSHPEPPSESLIDDRTTLSQGNSERLWRGPPSMTPQVRRSQSSSPLRLTMPFITPGQLAFSAMQFLPVPILVLDSLKTVVLANESMGRLLGMPSDATGEGDDLSSTMDQLRGQTLSQVGIDLIQDGMPVWIAWEHFLDQIALEMGVGNSGGKEILKSVLQTDPDGDATPRQAELPPSASTSSPRSRSTSAQSGDGVCDGDAGNTTCRPSPNAVVDVVIVKRDIARSTYHTRARSESSTFHAQAKMIISVWQLSPQQTFFTLTFTNTDSNINDPPSLTSSRDSRSRSPSFPLSPSAVAMSSSPFPPLGPPSHSSITSAPSMLQKITVMKDALLDKTQTPIIAMWKDGSVILPNKPARRLSYPDPVQGAPHEGFNLLSQWRMWTDDFSRQLETDEYPISLMIKSETPFESFRVGMLGPDDERLIFDVEGAVIRDEITGELLAGVITCRDITRIEHEISQIKAADEERFRLICETMPQLVWTAGPDGAHDFYNSRWYSYTGLSVEASLGGGWRTAFHPDDLAEADKRWQNSTRTGEPYVIEYRCRSKDGEWRWFLGRALPLKNKQTGEIEKWFGTCTDVHETMEAKLEAKRTRQQLRSVIAHSRMTMFAVDPNRKVTLLEGSLIWDALSPECGSSSWFIGKDVYEVFNNINQQLPDGQTPAFLQPLESILGGKSPVELQDHKFAGRWYRTGFQPILRRDPLTGNSTEDFIEGVMGFIMDVTELKDRERDIEAQALEKRQLLANEAAAKEASRLKSQFLANMSHEIRTPITGVIGMAELLLDVELDAEQRELTENIFRSANALLTVINDILDFSKIESGRLDIEEVQFSLAVVIQEVGKMLSFTAERKSLAFNYEICSDIGIDLVVMGDPGRVRQIITNLATNSIKFTHEGHVKLHVSVEQETDDTIEVKFVIQDTGIGIEEEVLKRLFQPFSQGDPSTARKFGGTGLGLTISKNLLELMKGRMALASKKDEGTTATFWIPFKKPQKAQSITGPLSDRLQSETSVSCNCPAPADQESGALSGEQRSAWRQSSTSLSPTTSQEELSMPDRSKIFILVVEDNEINQQIAIRTIRKLGFQVAAAWNGKEALEYLSKASTGKTRKPDIILMDVQMPLIDGYLCTHLLRHHAPYRSYVRDVPIVAMTASAIQGDKEKCKRAGMDDYLSKPVKRTTLERMLLRWCTTKREELSPITSQCTESGEHCQSAGIPAVGLNEEPSELDLNAYDNVDDHEGSNLATPMGPGRVAEGMSPGGGAEIEQSPTAGYFSSGSGSGHGVPDATKPTGDPGEQTGLGQAEQLLDASSQHYPSQPSVADMTTSPASIERREGEALTEENLGKLQEEQNEELQSI; this comes from the exons ATGGGCCCCGGTCTTCGATCCTCCCCAGACGACAATGACAACCCTGTCTTGCAGGACGAGCCCCGGTCCGCCCGCCAAGAGACGCAACTCCCACAGGACCCCGACATGCCATCAGCACTACCGGAGGGGAACTCCGTGTCTCATCCCGAACCTCCGTCGGAAAGTTTAATAGATGACAGGACAACCTTGTCCCAGGGGAACTCGGAGCGCCTCTGGCGAGGCCCGCCTTCCATGACTCCTCAAGTACGCCGAAGCCAGTCGTCGAGCCCTTTGCGCCTCACGATGCCCTTCATAACTCCGGGCCAGCTTGCCTTTTCGGCCATGCAATTTTTACCCGTTCCAATCCTGGTCTTGGATAGCCTCAAAACAGTGGTACTCGCTAATGAGTCCATGGGAAGGCTACTGGGAATGCCGTCAGATGCGACGGGAGAGGGGGATGATCTGTCTTCGACAATGGACCAACTCCGTGGCCAGACTCTGTCGCAAGTTGGTATCGATCTTATCCAGGATGGCATGCCGGTTTGGATTGCATGGGAGCACTTTTTGGACCAGATTGCCCTCGAGATGGGAGTTGGAAACAGCGGGGGAAAAGAAATCTTGAAGTCTGTTCTGCAAACTGATCCCGACGGAGACGCTACGCCACGCCAAGCAGAGCTCCCTCCAtcggcttccacttcttcaccGCGGTCTAGATCGACATCGGCTCAATCAGGAGATGGCGTGTGTGACGGGGATGCAGGCAACACAACCTGCCGCCCATCACCAAACGCTGTTGTGGATGTGGTCATAGTCAAGAGAGATATCGCCCGGTCAACATATCATACCCGCGCCCGGTCAGAAAGTTCTACATTCCACGCACAGGCCAAGATGATCATTTCGGTCTGGCAGTTGAGCCCGCAGCAAACCTTTTTTACCCTCACTTTCACCAACACCGATTCCAA CATAAACGACCCTCCCTCTTTGACATCAAGTCGTGATTCGCGTTCTCGCTCTCCGTCCTTTCCCCTAAGTCCTTCTGCGGTCGCCATGTCTTCCAGTCCTTTCCCTCCGCTTGGACCTCCGTCTCACTCTTCCATCACCAGTGCTCCTTCCATGCTCCAAAAGATCACTGTCATGAAAGATGCCCTTCTGGATAAGACACAAACGCCAATCATCGCCATGTGGAAGGACGGGAGTGTGATCCTTCCCAATAAACCTGCCCGGCGCCTCTCTTATCCAGACCCTGTGCAAGGCGCTCCCCACGAAGGTTTCAACCTCTTGTCACAGTGGAGAATGTGGACAGATGATTTCAGCAGACAGCTGGAGACCGACGAATACCCAATATCTCTTATGATCAAAAGTGAAACGCCCTTTGAAAGCTTCAGAGTCGGCATGCTGGGTCCAGACGACGAGCGGCTAATATTCGACGTTGAGGGAGCAGTGATTCGAGATGAGATCACAGGCGAACTTCTGGCGGGTGTGATAACATGCAGGGACATCACGCGAATCGAGCATGAAATCAGTCAGATCAAAGCAGCAGACGAGGAAAGGTTCAGATTGATATGCGAGACCATGCCTCAGCTCGTGTGGACTGCGGGACCAGACGGCGCACATGACTTTTACAATAGCAGGTGGTACAGCTACACAGGTCTGAGCGTAGAAGCTTCGCTAGGCGGAGGCTGGAGAACGGCGTTCCATCCCGATGACTTGGCCGAGGCTGACAAGCGATGGCAAAATTCAACTCGAACCGGCGAGCCATATGTGATAGAGTACCGGTGCCGCAGCAAAGATGGCGAGTGGAGATGGTTCCTTGGCCGTGCGCTGCCTCTGaagaacaaacaaacaggGGAAATTGAAAAGTGGTTTG GAACCTGCACTGATGTGCACGAAACTATGGAAGCAAAGCTCGAAGCCAAGCGGACAAGACAACAGCTACGTAGCGTCATTGCTCACTCACGCATGACCATGTTCGCTGTTGACCCCAATCGAAAGGTTACCTTGCTGGAGGGATCGTTAATATGGGATGCTCTCTCGCCGGAGTGTGGCAGCTCCTCTTGGTTTATCGGGAAGGATGTTTACGAAGttttcaacaacatcaaccaaCAATTACCGGATGGTCAGACGCCTGCTTTTCTGCAGCCTCTTGAGTCCATACTTGGCGGAAAGTCACCGGTGGAACTGCAGGACCACAAGTTTG CAGGTAGATGGTACCGCACCGGTTTTCAGCCCATTCTCAGGAGAGATCCTCTTACCGGAAACTCTACAGAGGATTTCATCGAAGGCGTCATGGGCTTTATAATGGACGTAACCGAATTAAAGGATCGCGAAAGGGACATTGAGGCTCAAGCACTGGAGAAGAGACAACTTCTAGCCAATGAAGCAGCCGCAAAGGAAGCAAGCCGGCTCAAGAGCCAGTTTTTGGCCAAT ATGTCTCATGAGATTCGGACACCCATTACCGGTGTGATCGGAATGGCGGAATTATTGCTTGATGTTGAGCTTGATGCTGAGCAACGAGAGCTAACGGAGAATATTTTCCGTTCCGCGAACGCACTTCTGACTGTAATCAACGACATTCTTGACTTCTCAAAGATTGAGTCTGGGCGACTGGATATCGAAGAAGTACAATTTTCATTAGCTGTTGTTATTCAGGAGGTCGGCAAGATGCTTAGCTTCACCGCTGAGCGGAAAAGCTTAGCCTTTAACTACGAGATTTGTTCAGATATTGGGATTGATCTCGTGGTTATGGGAGACCCTGGACGTGTGCGGCAAATCATCACGAACCTGGCCACGAACAGCATCAAGTTCACACATGAGGGTCACGTTAAGCTACATGTCTCTGTCGAACAGGAAACGGACGATACTATTGAGGTCAAGTTCGTGATTCAGGATACGGGCATTGGtatcgaagaagaagtgctCAAACGGCTCTTCCAGCCTTTCAGTCAGGGAGATCCCTCGACAGCGCGGAAATTTGGGGGTACCGGTCTAGGGTTGACCATTTCCAAGAACTTGCTGGAACTGATGAAAGGGCGCATGGCGCTCGCATCCAAAAAGGACGAAGGAACTACAGCCACGTTCTGGATCCCATTCAAGAAGCCACAAAAAGCACAGTCGATTACCGGCCCGCTATCTGACAGATTACAGAGCGAGACAAGCGTGTCTTGTAACTGCCCGGCTCCGGCTGACCAGGAGTCAGGTGCGCTGAGCGGCGAGCAGAGGTCGGCATGGAGACAATCCTCGACAAGCCTCTCCCCCACCACCTCGCAAGAGGAGCTCTCCATGCCGGACCGCAGCAAGATCTTTATCCTGGTAGTCGAAGATAACGAGATCAACCAACAAATCGCCATCAGGACGATCAGAAAACTAGGCTTCCAAGTCGCGGCCGCCTGGAACGGCAAGGAAGCTCTCGAATACCTGTCTAAAGCCAGCACTGGCAAGACACGGAAACCGGACATCATTCTGATGGACGTACAAATGCCTCTGATTGATGGGTACCTGTGCACCCACCTCCTCCGGCACCACGCCCCGTACAGAAGCTACGTGAGAGATGTGCCGATCGTGGCCATGACCGCCTCGGCAATCCAAGGCGACAAGGAAAAATGCAAGAGGGCGGGCATGGATGATTACCTGTCCAAACCTGTCAAAAGAACAACGCTCGAAAGGATGTTGCTGAGGTGGTGCACTACCAAAAGGGAAGAACTCTCGCCGATTACGTCGCAATGCACAGAGTCTGGTGAGCATTGTCAGAGTGCTGGTATTCCTGCTGTTGGGCTGAATGAAGAGCCGTCTGAATTGGACTTGAATGCGTATGACAACGTTGATGATCATGAAGGGTCGAATCTTGCTACGCCTATGGGTCCTGGCCGAGTTGCAGAGGGGATGTCTCCAGGGGGTGGCGCTGAGATTGAGCAGTCTCCGACGGCGGGATACTTTTCGTCAGGGTCAGGTTCTGGACACGGCGTGCCAGACGCGACAAAACCAACAGGAGACCCTGGTGAGCAGACAGGGCTTGGTCAAGCTGAACAGCTTCTTGATGCCAGTTCGCAGCATTACCCATCACAACCGAGCGTGGCAGATATGACGACAAGTCCGGCCTCGATAGAGCGGAGGGAAGGAGAGGCGTTGACGGAGGAAAATCTGGGCAAGCTGCAGGAAGAACAAAACGAAGAATTGCAAAGCATCTAA